The DNA sequence ATGACGGGGCAGGAATTAGGCCAAATCTTTTGCTGCTGCGGCTCCGTTCTTCTCCTCAGTCTCTCCTCCTCCCcctttgtcttttttctttccCCCCTTCtcctttttcttctctttctcggctttctccttctccttcttcAGCCGTTCTTTCTCAGTtttctccttttctttcttctcCCGTGATTTTTGCTTCTCCTCCTCTTTCTCTCGCTTCTTGTCCTCcttggttttctttttcttttttccctcttcCTCCACTGCTGTTTTTGGGGTTTCCGGGCAAGGTGGTAATGGGGCGTTGTTTGCGGTGGGCGATGGGATTGTGGGGGTGATGTGTTCAGAGATTACTTTAGGCAACGGCTGGAGCATCTGCGTGCTGGACGCGTGTGCAGTTGGAGCCGGTGGCGTGGTAGTAGATGTTGTAGCTAGCGGACTCGGCCCATGTGGCGCTGGGGGCCGCCCACTGGCTCCAGCGTTAGAGGCAGATGGCACAGGAGGTTTTGAGGCCACTGCACTGGTGCCGCCCCCAAAGGGCTGCAGTGGGACGATATCCTGGCCAAAGCTACCAGAAGTAGAGCCCTTCTTATTATGTGAGTGAAACGGCATCTTGGACTTTCTAAGGCCAGGAAGTGACAGGAGGCTTGATGACGCACGTAAGGGTCCAGGGGGAGGGATGTGACTGCCCAGGAACGACAGGCTGCCGCCAGAGCTGATCGCAGCAGCCCGGTGTTTCTGCTCGAAGATGGCCCGTGTGCCGTGCAAACGCCGACCAGGTTGGTGGGTCAACTCTCCACGAGATTCCCGCCACTTGCGCACCTGAATACCGCACTCCCTCTCGATAAAGGCCTCCGTCACAGACAGAGAGACCACCTGAAAACAGAGCAGAGAGTATGAGAACGGATCTGGAAAACTCTACTTCTCTATTGCCTGTTCTCTCGCAAAAAAGTACAATTGTGTGCGTACCTCTTGCACCAGTACTTCCTCCCTGATAGCTTCAGGAGGGATGTTTCTCAGTCGCTCCATGGTCTCGTACATGCCCTGCAGCTCACGGAGCTTATCCACAGACCCCAACATCTGCTTGAGGAGCACCAGACCCACCCTGAACACAATCTTCactcctgaaaaaaaatttaaaaagtaaataaataaaaaatacaactttaGCATCAAAGAATAACATATACCAAGAAAAGTATGCAAATTCTTCCACTGAAGTATGTGTCAGAGCTTAAAAGtttcaatttcaattaaatttggTTCTGAAGTatcttttctttgtttattcTACTTCTTTTCATAGAATCTTGGAAAAAtcttgtttccacaaaaatattaagcagcacaactgttttcaagattgataataataataacaataacattaataaatgtttattgtgcagaaaatcagcatattagagtgatttctgaaggttcatgtgacactgaagactggagtactgactcctgaaaattcagctttggatcACAGgaactaatcattttaataaattaactttaatttaattaattaatttattaattaattaatttaattttaattttaaaaagacattaaaatagaaaatagtcattttaaattgtaataacatttcacagtattttcatatcaaataaatgcagccttggtaagcatgagagatttctttcaaaaccatTGATAAATCTCACCAACCCTAAGCTTTAGAATAGCAGTGTATGAAGAAATTAAAAAGATTCAAATTTGAAGTCATGTTGAATTTAAGCACAAACAGAACTATTTTTAACTCGATACAGTAAAAGCATCACTTATCACAGGTGCTTTTATTCTCTAATGTATAGGACTGACCTTCACAGAAGAACATGTCCCAGACACGCAGGACACAAGACCAAGGCAGCGTACGGGAGAAAATGCACATAAACCACTCTGTCATGTACAAGATGGGGTCGATCTTAAATTTCTTCAGGTGACGGTAAGCCATGGGACAAACTCTCctcagaagagagaaaaaaatctctCCATCCAGCTGGATAGCTTCCTGAGGGACAGAAGAAGagaagagtttaaaaaaaacaccctcCTCTCTGGTCCTAGTAAAAGTCTCTTTGAGTTGGAGTACTCACCAACCCAGCACTGTAGTAGCCAGGCAAGTATTTCTCACAGATTTGCACAAGACACCAGAAGGCTTGCTAGAAGAAAATGACAGTGAAGATGGTGATGGCTTCATATCCTGTGATATTCCTCTAAGTCACATTTTTTTCACCCTGTTgctctttttaaagaaaaacagtcTAGCGGAGCAACATAGACAGCTTTTTAGCTTTGTTCAACTCTGTCTTACCTCAGCAGGCATGTGCATGAGCAACACTGCTGCCACTGGTGCCTGAGCCTGACAGTAGCCCTCATCTGGCCGATAGATTGTGTAGGCCTTCAGTATACGGTACAGGTCCTGCtgcctgaacacacacacacacacacacacacacacacacacacacacacacacacattaggtaactaattaatgaaattttggACAATAAGAACcgcttatatttatttttgtggtatgTATACAGttctgcttgaaagtttgtgaaccctttagaatgttctatatttctgcataaatatgacccaaaaaaTCTTCAGATTTTCGcacaagtcctgaaagtagacaaagagaacccaatcaaacaaatgagacaaaaatattttctttgtcatttatttattcaggaaaattatccaatattgcatatctgtgagtggcaaaagaatgtgaatctcttggattagcagttaatttaaaggtgaaattagagtccatctgtgcagaggtgttttcagtcaATGCAATGACTATCAAATGTCAGTATGTGACCTGctttattcaaagaacagggatctatcaacatctgatcatgtttgtgaaaGTGAATCATGTCACAAACAAAGGAGATTATTGAGGACCTTGTAAAGAGCAttgatgttgctcatcaggctagaaaaggttacaaaaccatctctaaaagtttggactccacaaatccacagtcagacagattgtgtacaaatggaggaaatttaagaccactgttaccttcccgagaagtggtcgaccaacaaagatcactccaaagcagaacgtgtaatagtctgcgaggttgcaaaagttcccagtgtaacttctaagcaactaaaggcctttctcacattggctaatgttaatgAGTCCACCATCaggaaaacactgagcaaccaatcatggtgtgcatggcagagcaagaagaaagccactgttctccaaaGAGAAAATTTcttgctaaagatcatgtggacaagtcagaggactattggagaaaggtttaatggatggatgaaaccaaaatagaatgtattggtttaaatgagaagctattatgttcggagaaaagaacacattccagcttaaagggatactccaccccaaaatgaaaattttgtcattaatcactgaattaatgtcgttccaaacccgtaaaagcttaattcgtcttcggaacacaattgaatatattttagatgaaaaccgggaggcttgtgactgtcccattgactgcatagtaaattgcactgtcaagTAGGGGTGTGATATATAATTGGTCTGTGATAATATCGCAATTGTTGTTTAAACGATGTACGATTTGACattgagtattttgcaaaaaccattcaaaacacgCCTACAGAGTGCATGCATTCATTacgtgaagtctagactagtgcgcatgcgcagagtgttctttcactgcactttcactacatttagaatgaatacaaaattaaagacatgggtgcagaaaatgtatataggcTATTTTGGTACCACTTCATATGGCCTTGTTAATCAATTTCACACGAAGAATAACGCTTCAAAAATTACCATGAtaacaaatgtgatattgattttttacaacagttcaataaacaagaggttaattaagagacttacattttagacaccatatttttgctttatttcgaCAATAAAAATCACtgcaaacacagccacagcactgttttgtgtctctgagcaacatcatttaaatgatttggttcaATCACAATGACTCatttattaacagtgacttgctgccacctactggcggttttaatttcacattcagagtatcttttattatttaaataatttcaaatatcagtatttaacattttgtgtttaatatatcaaaacatgatttatgcatttgtaactgcaggttaaatgcattcatgtcttgcattaaatagtgtgtaaatgcatctaaatgccacttcagatgcagcttctgtgttttctctgcattgctaagatgaattttgttgatactgatttcataattcactgattaaatgtaagaatttgactcaaaggATAAaggacacttttagaaaaaatggttttataaagacaaaaatgtCCATAAAATTTACGCTGCATCATCTGAGGCGTGCTTGCGTCGTGCTCTGCTAGTGAACTCAAAAGTGTTCTAGTCGCATCATAAAATTCGGATTGCAcgtctgatggcagatggactgtttTGACGAcatctttcatacttttatggaccttgacagtgcaatttactatgcagtcaatgggacagtcacaagcctcccggttttcatctaaaatatattcaattgtgttccaaagacgaatgaggcttttacgggtttggaacgacatgggggtaagtgattaatgacaaaattttcattttggggtggagtaaccctttaagaatcttatcccatctgtgaaacatggtggtggcagTATCATGGCTTGGGCCTGTGTTGCTGCATCTTGGGCAGGACAGCCTGCCGTCattgatggaacaatgaattctgaattataccagcaaGTTCTAAAGGAAAACGTCAGGACATCCGTTTAAGAACAGAGAacgtgggtcatgcagcaagacaacaaccccaagcacacaagttattctaccaaagaatggttaaagaagaacaaagttaatgttttggaacggctgagtcaaagtccagaccttaatccaattaagatgttgtggaaggacctaagcaagcagttcataggaggaaacctaccaacatcacagagtttaagtggttctgcaataaggaatgggctaaaactcctacatgttattgtgcatgaccgatcagcatttacaagaaaatttaccttcagttactgcagcaaaaggTTGTCACACCACATACTGAAAGCAAGGATTCATATACTTTTGCGAcgcacagatatgtaacactggatagtttttctcaataattaaatgacaaagaatatatttttctcacttgtttgatttggttctctttgtctactttcaggacttatatgaaaatctgattatgttttgggtcatatttatgcagaaatatagaaaattctaaagggttcacaaactttcaagcagcaccttatataaataatactattaataattacattttttaagtatACTGTTTGAATTGGGTGAGACATTATCTGCTTAGATATTAGGTACAGATATATTCCCCAATATATAAAGGTGTGTAAAGGTGAGGGGAAGTATAAAACTGAGGGTCAAAGCTGGTATCAATATGCACATTATGCACGGAATACAGACTAATAGACtataaaacaaaaggaaaaaaatcccCTCCTTCAGTTTCCTAGATTGTGTAATGCTCTAAAGAAAAGCCTTACATCACCCTTCCCCTTGATAAAACCCTCATCTGTATTTACCCATGTCCTCCCCGAGCAGCAAACATCTCGTGGAATGGGAACTGCCTGTGCAAGTCCTTCTCTATGATGTCCAACCACTTCGGATCTCCCTGCTCTCGCTCCAACTCCTGAGAGACAAGAAAAGTGAAAAATATAAGAAAGTGTAAAATAAGAAAGGAAGCTTGTGTTGCGCAGGTAAACTGAGATTTACATGACATgctaagaacatttaaaaagtaagatAGGGCTCAAGCTTGTATGCCTATTTTTCTTGACAGTTTTACAAAGTCATGTTAGCGGTCTTTACAGCAACTGCATATGAACTTGGGAGCAGTTGATTTAGCACCATGACTGTTATCACAGAAGACGTATCAAACCTGACCGTACATCAAACTTTCCACGATTGGAGTCAAGGAGCTCCTGGCTGTTGGAGAGCAGCTGCCAGGCTTTAGCTCTGAGTGAGGAGGGTACTCCTTTCCTGCAGCGCATTTTCACCTGCATCAGACAGAAAACATAACTCAGCAACTATAATCATAGTATTTTCTATACCTAGTCAGGAATGCCTTCCGTGACCCTTTAAGTAAGAAACAGACCTTTTGAAAGCGTCGAGATACCCATTTGTCCCAGTTTCTGAACATGTCCAACCATTTCATCTCTCTCTGCCTCGCCACGACCACAGCGATCTCTGCCTCACTACAAGACAGAGAAGGATTCACAAACACATCAACCACACAGAACAAATAAACCTATAAGCACCCACTCATGCCCTGAGATAATGTTGAGTTTCTGACAAAAAGGCTCAAATCCTGAGAGGGTTTATATTGAATCTAAGAGAACAGACATCTGTAAAATACAGACAATTACTGCTTTTGAATCTCTTGAAACTAATCAGAAACCCTGGAATCTTCTGTTATTGGTGAACTAAAAATTCCAGAGTTTTTGTAGTCTATGAACAAGCATATCACTGCACAGTAGAAGTGACTGACACCAGAGATAGAAACTGAGGCTGAGGCTCGGATTTGAGTCCTACTTAAAGGCAAAGTGTGCAGTTTCTGCGCCACCAAAcagaattgtaaaaataataatgacagAAACTCTAGTCCATCATtggtcaaaaaataaattaattaaaaagataGTCCTGCCTCAAACTCACACCAATGATTAAGCCTGGTAAAGATGCTTAGACACACAGAACACAGTTTTGATAGCAGTACAAGGCCACTATTTACACTATTCGGGAATCTtttagacaaaacaaaaaaaatgtcttgACTTAAAAGTTAATGTCAGCATTCACTTGAATTCTTGAAGTAGAAATCTGAAAATGCTGTGAACAAGTCACAGCGTGTAATGTCTCTGAACATAGCTACACTGTTTAGATGTATTGAATGCATTAGTATTGTTaatcaaattaatcatttattatttcatatatagaTTAGTAGTAAAAAAGAGATTGATCTTCTGATATGAACAAAATCTGATTTCTATACCAGTATGACGAACAAGCAAGTACCCTGAAATactatatttgattaaatatagaaaataatatatatttttttatgaatctgtaGCAAATATGAGACTTTTAGCAAATAGTTTTTGAGATTTGTTCAGCCTTGCTGAATACTTGTGAACCTGTCTGACTGACACAATGGCTTACAAACAAAAATAGCAGAAAACTAATTCTGACAGACAGCATGCTGACCATATGAGAAAGTCTAATTTAAGACTAACCCACACTGACCATTTTTAAATAGCTGAAAAAGCATGTGGTGGTTAATGCTGTATAAGTTAATGCTGAACaggaattaaaaaaaggaaacgTTCAAATGTAAACGACAGTGTTAGTGCCCATTTTAGTAGAATTAGTCAGTACTAGAGATAAAGCGGAGACAGTCAGGGGAAGAGAGAGACAAAAAGTGAGACAGTCAGTGTACTCTGACTCAGACGAGCCCTCTCAGCATGATCTGAGTCACTCACAACAAACACATGAAGGACACAGAGAGGGAGCAAGAGCGATGGACACAGGAAAAATGCACCAAATGCTCATCCTGTTCTCGGTTGGAGGCGTGAATTATTAATATCCCAGCAGCACACTTCACATCAGGTGCTGCCAATTACCCTGCCATTCACATCCATTATAAATGCTTCCTCTGATTTATCAAACCAAGGAATGAACTAGAGCCATACCCTAGAATgtgaataatgaaataatactaCAAAATATAT is a window from the Onychostoma macrolepis isolate SWU-2019 chromosome 03, ASM1243209v1, whole genome shotgun sequence genome containing:
- the LOC131537001 gene encoding TBC1 domain family member 10A-like — its product is MAEITALTPSPPSMADQSVPASSSPQPLPSETPIPKSSLYGDRAVMGNPTLQASGKISSSWESTPGQNSAALSSTATESTAGPPVEVLAATDGETNGKNDLVGQTEWHTEAQEQQMSPSPELNPSPNLYPNVQVNQTYSPAPSVDIPPQFTPPVPVSNPASSSQDSRQTEAQTVPEPEPEPAQNPEPNTPSTAMMTPEPPCTPSKTEPPAVLVQESSGPLVLPSAYSRPAPDTLSYLESASLMSGTLESLSGLGEDCSSVGSDSEINGPVKRTDKYGFLGGAQYSESSEAEIAVVVARQREMKWLDMFRNWDKWVSRRFQKVKMRCRKGVPSSLRAKAWQLLSNSQELLDSNRGKFDELEREQGDPKWLDIIEKDLHRQFPFHEMFAARGGHGQQDLYRILKAYTIYRPDEGYCQAQAPVAAVLLMHMPAEQAFWCLVQICEKYLPGYYSAGLEAIQLDGEIFFSLLRRVCPMAYRHLKKFKIDPILYMTEWFMCIFSRTLPWSCVLRVWDMFFCEGVKIVFRVGLVLLKQMLGSVDKLRELQGMYETMERLRNIPPEAIREEVLVQEVVSLSVTEAFIERECGIQVRKWRESRGELTHQPGRRLHGTRAIFEQKHRAAAISSGGSLSFLGSHIPPPGPLRASSSLLSLPGLRKSKMPFHSHNKKGSTSGSFGQDIVPLQPFGGGTSAVASKPPVPSASNAGASGRPPAPHGPSPLATTSTTTPPAPTAHASSTQMLQPLPKVISEHITPTIPSPTANNAPLPPCPETPKTAVEEEGKKKKKTKEDKKREKEEEKQKSREKKEKEKTEKERLKKEKEKAEKEKKKEKGGKKKDKGGGGETEEKNGAAAAKDLA